A genome region from Microbacterium terricola includes the following:
- the pyrR gene encoding bifunctional pyr operon transcriptional regulator/uracil phosphoribosyltransferase PyrR codes for MSTRTVLHAADITRALTRISHEILESNRGPDDLVLLGIPTRGVALAERIGALIAEFGGRSVPIGALDVTMYRDDLHRNPTRTPQPTQIPPGGIDGKVVVLVDDVLFSGRSIRAALDALQDIGRPAAVRLATLVDRGHRELPIRPDFVGKNLPSARDERVNVRLTEVDGDEGVTIGS; via the coding sequence ATGAGCACGCGCACCGTGCTGCATGCGGCCGACATCACCAGGGCCCTGACTCGGATCTCGCACGAGATCCTCGAGTCCAATCGTGGGCCCGACGACCTGGTCCTCCTCGGGATCCCGACGCGCGGCGTCGCCCTGGCCGAGCGGATCGGGGCCCTGATCGCCGAATTCGGCGGGCGCAGCGTCCCGATCGGGGCGCTCGACGTCACGATGTACCGCGACGACCTGCACCGCAACCCGACGCGGACGCCGCAGCCGACGCAGATCCCGCCTGGCGGCATCGACGGCAAGGTCGTCGTGCTCGTGGACGACGTGCTGTTCTCCGGGCGCAGCATCCGCGCCGCGCTGGACGCGCTCCAGGACATCGGCCGCCCCGCGGCCGTGCGCCTGGCGACGCTGGTCGACCGCGGTCACCGCGAACTCCCGATCCGCCCCGACTTCGTGGGCAAGAACCTCCCCAGCGCCCGAGACGAGCGCGTGAACGTGCGCCTGACCGAGGTCGACGGCGACGAGGGGGTGACGATCGGCTCATGA
- a CDS encoding PadR family transcriptional regulator, protein MNAESLKGHLDLLVLAVVSAGPIHGYGVIERLRDRSEGSFDLAEGTVYPVLHRLERAGLLEHEWSEASGRRRKLYRLTATGAARLVEQREGWREFVDAVESVLRRNPWPQTA, encoded by the coding sequence ATGAACGCGGAATCGCTCAAGGGCCATCTGGATCTGCTCGTGCTCGCCGTCGTGTCGGCCGGCCCGATCCACGGATACGGGGTCATCGAGCGGCTGCGCGATCGGAGCGAGGGCTCGTTCGATCTCGCCGAGGGCACGGTCTACCCCGTGCTCCACCGGCTGGAGCGGGCGGGCCTGCTCGAGCACGAGTGGTCCGAGGCTTCCGGCCGGCGCCGGAAGCTCTACCGGCTCACCGCGACAGGCGCCGCTCGGCTCGTCGAGCAGCGCGAGGGATGGCGCGAGTTCGTCGACGCCGTCGAATCCGTCCTCAGGAGGAACCCATGGCCGCAGACGGCCTGA
- a CDS encoding aspartate carbamoyltransferase catalytic subunit, with amino-acid sequence MRHLLDTQTLGRADAIRILDVAEDMADTQQREVRKLPTLRGKTVVNLFFEDSTRTRISFEAAAKRLSADVINFSAKGSSVSKGESLQDTAQTLQAMGADAVVIRHGASGAPLTLATSGWITAGVVNAGDGTHEHPTQALLDAFTIRKRTFGADSRGRDLAGVKVTIVGDVLHSRVARSNVWLLATLGAEVTLVAPPTLVPQDVSGWPATILYDLDEAIAQRPDALMMLRIQLERMNAAYFPTEREYSRRWGLDPQRLSALGAGSMVMHPGPMNRGLEISAEAADSARATVLEQVANGVSVRMAVLYLLLAGEQAGTDSDNQREASR; translated from the coding sequence ATGAGGCATCTCCTGGACACCCAGACGCTCGGACGCGCCGATGCGATCCGCATCCTCGACGTCGCCGAGGACATGGCCGACACGCAGCAGCGCGAGGTCAGGAAGCTGCCGACCCTGCGCGGCAAGACCGTGGTGAACCTGTTCTTCGAGGACTCCACGCGCACCCGCATCTCGTTCGAGGCGGCCGCCAAGCGCCTCTCGGCGGACGTCATCAACTTCTCCGCGAAGGGTTCCAGCGTCTCGAAGGGCGAGTCGCTGCAGGACACCGCGCAGACGCTGCAGGCGATGGGGGCGGATGCCGTCGTCATCCGCCACGGCGCCTCCGGCGCACCGCTCACCCTCGCCACCAGCGGCTGGATCACCGCGGGTGTCGTCAACGCGGGGGACGGCACCCACGAGCACCCGACCCAGGCGCTGCTGGATGCCTTCACGATCCGCAAGCGCACCTTCGGCGCCGACAGCCGCGGGCGCGACCTCGCCGGCGTGAAGGTGACGATCGTCGGCGACGTGCTGCACTCGCGCGTGGCCCGCTCGAACGTGTGGCTGCTGGCGACGCTCGGGGCCGAGGTCACTCTGGTCGCCCCGCCGACCCTGGTGCCGCAGGACGTGTCGGGGTGGCCCGCGACGATCCTCTACGACCTCGACGAGGCGATCGCGCAGCGTCCGGACGCCCTCATGATGCTGCGCATCCAGCTGGAGCGCATGAATGCGGCGTATTTCCCGACTGAACGGGAGTATTCCCGACGCTGGGGCCTCGACCCGCAGCGGTTGTCCGCTCTCGGAGCCGGTAGCATGGTGATGCACCCTGGCCCGATGAACCGCGGCCTGGAGATCTCCGCAGAAGCCGCCGATTCGGCGCGCGCGACGGTGCTCGAGCAGGTCGCCAACGGAGTCTCGGTGCGCATGGCTGTGCTGTACCTGCTGCTGGCGGGCGAGCAAGCAGGCACCGACAGCGACAATCAGAGGGAGGCGAGCCGATGA
- a CDS encoding permease prefix domain 1-containing protein: MAADGLIDRYLDAFGRSVRSRRDRDDLVDEVADHLHSAAERLESLGIDSATAQRRALARFGEPRLVASLITAVPSKGNFMPLFFSRHLGAVAAVAGVLWIAAAVAAFFGMTEGLGGWTQERYLVSSVVIALAVLATVAALIGVNLRATGQFDGSTVAIASIGAAAVVASLVLSWVVAIWIPLLAVAVTWTMVRAWRTHAGSRAFALVLIVTMPVFAVLAVLSNLVEGFLEASTGTDLLGWAVFSGMALILAAGLVDLAVRLVRRVAHSRAAIA, encoded by the coding sequence ATGGCCGCAGACGGCCTGATCGACCGCTACCTCGACGCCTTCGGGCGTTCCGTCCGCTCGCGGCGGGATCGCGACGACCTCGTCGACGAGGTCGCCGACCATCTCCACTCCGCGGCCGAGCGACTCGAGTCGCTCGGTATCGACAGTGCGACCGCGCAGCGACGCGCGCTCGCACGCTTCGGGGAGCCGCGCCTTGTGGCCTCCCTCATCACCGCAGTCCCATCGAAAGGAAACTTCATGCCCCTGTTCTTCTCGCGCCACCTCGGCGCCGTCGCCGCGGTGGCCGGCGTGCTCTGGATCGCGGCGGCCGTCGCCGCCTTCTTCGGGATGACCGAAGGCCTCGGCGGCTGGACCCAGGAGCGGTATCTCGTCTCGTCGGTCGTGATCGCCCTGGCCGTTCTGGCCACGGTCGCGGCGCTGATCGGCGTGAACCTGCGTGCCACCGGCCAGTTCGACGGATCGACCGTCGCGATCGCGTCCATCGGCGCCGCCGCGGTCGTGGCCTCGCTGGTGCTCTCCTGGGTCGTCGCGATCTGGATCCCGCTGCTGGCGGTGGCGGTCACCTGGACGATGGTCCGCGCCTGGCGGACGCACGCGGGCTCGCGCGCCTTCGCGCTCGTGCTCATCGTGACGATGCCGGTCTTCGCCGTCCTCGCGGTGCTCTCGAACCTCGTGGAGGGCTTCCTCGAGGCGAGCACGGGCACCGACCTGCTCGGATGGGCGGTGTTCAGCGGCATGGCGCTGATCCTGGCGGCCGGACTGGTCGACCTCGCCGTCCGTCTCGTGCGGCGCGTGGCGCACTCCCGCGCTGCGATCGCCTGA
- the carA gene encoding glutamine-hydrolyzing carbamoyl-phosphate synthase small subunit, producing MNALFTRDPAVLVLEDGTRHTGRAYGARGTTLGEVVFATGMTGYQETLTDPSYAGQIVLQTAPHIGNTGMNGEDVESRRIWVAGYIVRDPSRVVSNWRSENSLDEALETDGIVGISGIDTRSVTRHIRAAGSMRGGVFSGDAASIDPDEQLRLVREAPQMAGLNLSAQVSVSTAEVTPATGERLGNLAVLDLGVKQATVLNLAARGFDVHVLPQSATIDDIRGIDPVGVFYSNGPGDPAASDDHVALLRSVLDEKLPFFGICFGNQLLGRALGFGTYKLPFGHRGINQPVLDKQTGRVEITAHNHGFAVDAPTEGVVDSPAGYGRVEVSHVGLNDNVVEGLRALDLPAFSVQYHPEAAAGPHDANYLFDRFRDLVVSSKKDND from the coding sequence ATGAACGCGCTGTTCACCAGAGACCCTGCTGTCCTCGTGCTCGAGGACGGCACCCGTCACACCGGCCGCGCCTACGGCGCCCGGGGGACCACCCTCGGCGAGGTCGTCTTCGCCACCGGCATGACCGGCTACCAGGAGACGCTGACCGACCCCTCGTACGCGGGTCAGATCGTCCTGCAGACCGCGCCGCACATCGGCAACACCGGCATGAACGGCGAGGATGTCGAGTCCCGCCGCATCTGGGTGGCCGGCTACATCGTGCGCGATCCTTCCCGCGTCGTCTCGAACTGGCGCTCGGAGAACTCCCTCGACGAAGCCCTCGAGACCGACGGCATCGTCGGCATCAGCGGCATCGACACCCGGTCGGTGACCCGCCACATCCGTGCGGCCGGCAGCATGCGCGGCGGCGTCTTCTCGGGGGATGCTGCGTCCATCGACCCCGACGAGCAGCTGCGCCTGGTGCGTGAGGCACCCCAGATGGCCGGGCTCAACCTGTCCGCCCAGGTGTCCGTCTCCACCGCCGAGGTCACCCCCGCGACCGGCGAGCGCCTCGGCAACCTGGCCGTGCTCGACCTCGGCGTCAAGCAGGCGACCGTGCTCAACCTGGCGGCCCGCGGCTTCGACGTCCACGTGCTGCCGCAGAGCGCGACGATCGACGACATCCGCGGGATCGACCCGGTCGGCGTCTTCTACTCCAACGGCCCCGGCGACCCCGCCGCCTCCGACGATCACGTCGCCCTCCTGCGCTCCGTGCTCGATGAGAAGCTGCCGTTCTTCGGCATCTGCTTCGGCAACCAGCTGCTCGGCCGCGCCCTGGGGTTCGGCACCTACAAGCTCCCGTTCGGCCACCGCGGCATCAACCAGCCTGTGCTGGACAAGCAGACCGGCCGTGTCGAGATCACCGCGCACAACCACGGGTTCGCCGTGGACGCGCCGACCGAGGGCGTCGTGGACAGCCCGGCCGGCTACGGCCGCGTCGAGGTCAGCCACGTCGGCCTCAACGACAACGTCGTGGAGGGCCTGCGCGCCCTCGACCTGCCTGCCTTCTCGGTGCAGTACCACCCCGAGGCGGCCGCCGGTCCGCACGATGCCAACTACCTCTTCGACCGGTTCCGCGACCTGGTCGTCTCCAGCAAGAAGGACAACGACTGA
- the carB gene encoding carbamoyl-phosphate synthase large subunit yields MPKRDDITSVLVIGSGPIVIGQACEFDYSGTQACRVLREEGVRVILVNSNPATIMTDPDFADATYIEPITWQVIETIIAKERPDAILPTLGGQTALNAAIDLHKNGILEKYDIELIGANFEAINKGEDRQIFKQLVLDSGADVADSRICHTMDEVLAGAAELGYPLVVRPSFTMGGLGSGFAYDETDLRRIAGAGLHDSPTSEVLLEESILGWKEYELELMRDTADNTVVVCSIENVDPVGVHTGDSITVAPALTLTDREYQKLRDIGIDIIRAVGVDTGGCNIQFAVDPATGRIIVIEMNPRVSRSSALASKATGFPIAKIAAKLAIGYRLDEIPNDITKVTPASFEPTLDYVVVKVPRFNFEKFPAADVTLTTTMKSVGEAMAIGRNYATALQKALRSLEKRGSSFHWAEQTLSVEELLEIARTPTDGRIIAVQQALRLGATVEQLFEATKIDPWFLDQIVLINEVAEFVRTAPELDAHTLRVAKEHGFSDAQIAQLRGIPEAETRSIRHAFGLRPVYKTVDTCAGEFPALTPYHYSSYDSETEVTPSERTKVVIIGSGPNRIGQGVEFDYSCVHASFALSDAGFETVMVNCNPETVSTDYDTSDRLYFEPLTLEDVLEVLHAESQSGDILGVVCQLGGQTPLGLAKGIEDAGYTILGTSPAAIDLAEERELFSRLLDDAGLVAPRSGTATDVDGAVAIAEEIGYPVLVRPSFVLGGRGMEIVYDTASLRDYFVRVADQAIIGPGAPLLVDRFLDDAIEIDVDALFDGAELYIGGVMEHLEEAGIHSGDSSCTLPPISLGRTDIDRVRTATRAIAERVGVRGLLNVQFAISAGVLYVIEANPRASRTVPFVSKALGIPLAKAAARIMSGSTIAQLKDEGLLPAQDGSRVPLDAPVAVKEAVLPFKRFRTKDGRMVDSVLGPEMRSTGEVMGIDRDFPTAFAKSQEAAYGGMPLEGTVFISVADDDKRAVILPAHRLQELGFTLVATEGTAEILARNGIAVTVVNKYSETQASGETNIVDLINAGEIDMIVNTPSGGMARADGYEIRAAAVAADKALFTTMAVLGAAVSALPVLREGFDVKSLQEYAAIRQAREPQAGRA; encoded by the coding sequence ATGCCCAAGCGCGACGACATCACGAGCGTCCTCGTCATCGGATCCGGACCGATCGTCATCGGCCAGGCGTGCGAGTTCGACTACTCGGGCACCCAGGCGTGCCGCGTGCTGCGCGAGGAGGGCGTGCGCGTCATCCTCGTCAACTCGAACCCCGCGACGATCATGACCGACCCGGACTTCGCCGACGCGACCTACATCGAGCCGATCACCTGGCAGGTCATCGAGACGATCATCGCCAAGGAGCGCCCTGACGCGATCCTCCCGACGCTCGGCGGCCAGACGGCCCTCAACGCGGCGATCGACCTGCACAAGAACGGCATCCTCGAGAAGTACGACATCGAGCTGATCGGCGCGAACTTCGAGGCGATCAACAAGGGCGAGGACCGCCAGATCTTCAAGCAGCTGGTGCTCGACTCCGGCGCGGACGTCGCCGACAGCCGCATCTGCCACACGATGGACGAGGTGCTCGCCGGCGCGGCGGAGCTCGGATACCCCCTCGTGGTGCGCCCGTCGTTCACGATGGGCGGCCTCGGCTCGGGCTTCGCGTACGACGAGACCGACCTGCGTCGCATCGCCGGCGCCGGTCTGCACGATTCGCCGACCAGCGAGGTGCTCCTGGAGGAGTCGATCCTCGGCTGGAAGGAGTACGAGCTCGAGCTCATGCGCGACACCGCGGACAACACGGTCGTGGTCTGCTCGATCGAGAACGTCGACCCGGTCGGCGTGCACACCGGCGACTCGATCACGGTGGCGCCCGCGCTGACCCTCACCGACCGCGAGTACCAGAAGCTGCGCGACATCGGCATCGACATCATCCGCGCCGTGGGCGTGGACACCGGCGGCTGCAACATCCAGTTCGCGGTCGACCCCGCGACGGGTCGCATCATCGTCATCGAGATGAACCCGCGCGTGTCGCGGTCTTCGGCGCTCGCATCGAAGGCCACCGGCTTCCCGATCGCGAAGATCGCCGCGAAGCTCGCGATCGGCTATCGCCTCGACGAGATCCCCAACGACATCACCAAGGTCACCCCGGCGAGCTTCGAGCCGACGCTCGACTACGTCGTGGTGAAGGTGCCGCGGTTCAACTTCGAGAAGTTCCCCGCAGCCGATGTCACGCTCACCACCACCATGAAGTCGGTCGGCGAGGCGATGGCCATCGGCCGCAACTACGCCACGGCGCTGCAGAAGGCGCTGCGCTCGCTCGAGAAGCGCGGGTCGAGCTTCCACTGGGCCGAGCAGACGCTGTCGGTCGAGGAGCTCCTCGAGATCGCCCGGACGCCCACCGACGGACGCATCATCGCGGTGCAGCAGGCGCTGCGCCTCGGCGCGACCGTCGAGCAGCTGTTCGAGGCCACGAAGATCGATCCGTGGTTCCTCGACCAGATCGTGCTCATCAACGAGGTGGCCGAGTTCGTCCGCACCGCGCCCGAGCTGGACGCCCACACCCTCCGCGTCGCGAAGGAGCACGGCTTCAGCGACGCCCAGATCGCCCAGCTCAGGGGGATCCCCGAGGCCGAGACGCGCAGCATCCGCCACGCCTTCGGCCTGCGTCCCGTCTACAAGACGGTCGACACCTGCGCCGGGGAGTTCCCCGCGCTGACGCCCTACCACTACTCGAGCTACGATTCCGAGACCGAGGTGACGCCGTCCGAGCGCACCAAGGTCGTCATCATCGGCTCCGGCCCGAACCGCATCGGCCAGGGCGTCGAGTTCGACTACTCGTGCGTGCACGCGTCGTTCGCGCTCTCGGACGCCGGGTTCGAGACCGTGATGGTGAACTGCAACCCCGAGACCGTCTCCACCGACTACGACACGTCGGACCGCCTCTACTTCGAGCCGCTCACGCTCGAGGACGTGCTCGAGGTGCTGCACGCCGAGTCGCAGTCCGGCGACATCCTCGGCGTGGTGTGCCAGCTCGGCGGCCAGACGCCGCTCGGACTGGCGAAGGGCATCGAAGACGCCGGCTACACGATCCTCGGCACGAGCCCCGCGGCGATCGACCTGGCGGAGGAGCGCGAGCTGTTCTCGCGCCTCCTCGACGACGCCGGACTCGTGGCACCCCGCAGCGGCACCGCGACCGACGTCGACGGCGCGGTCGCGATCGCGGAGGAGATCGGCTACCCGGTGCTCGTGCGCCCGAGCTTCGTGCTCGGCGGCCGCGGCATGGAGATCGTCTACGACACCGCCAGCCTGCGCGACTACTTCGTCCGCGTCGCCGATCAGGCCATCATCGGCCCCGGTGCGCCGCTGCTCGTCGACCGCTTCCTCGACGACGCGATCGAGATCGACGTCGACGCGCTCTTCGACGGCGCCGAGCTGTACATCGGCGGCGTGATGGAGCACCTCGAGGAGGCCGGCATCCACTCGGGCGACTCCAGCTGCACGCTGCCGCCCATCTCGCTCGGCCGCACCGACATCGACCGCGTGCGCACCGCCACCCGGGCGATCGCCGAGCGCGTCGGCGTCCGCGGCCTCCTGAACGTGCAGTTCGCGATCAGCGCCGGCGTGCTCTACGTCATCGAGGCGAACCCCCGTGCCTCGCGGACCGTGCCCTTCGTCTCGAAGGCGCTCGGCATCCCGCTGGCGAAGGCCGCCGCCCGCATCATGTCGGGCTCGACGATCGCCCAGCTCAAGGACGAAGGCCTGCTGCCTGCGCAGGACGGCTCGCGTGTGCCGCTGGACGCACCCGTCGCCGTCAAGGAGGCCGTGCTGCCCTTCAAGCGCTTCCGCACCAAGGACGGCCGGATGGTCGACTCGGTGCTCGGCCCGGAGATGCGCTCGACGGGCGAGGTCATGGGCATCGACCGCGACTTCCCGACGGCGTTCGCCAAGAGCCAGGAAGCCGCATACGGCGGCATGCCGCTCGAGGGCACCGTCTTCATCTCGGTCGCCGACGACGACAAGCGCGCCGTGATCCTGCCGGCCCACCGCCTCCAGGAGCTCGGCTTCACGCTCGTGGCCACCGAGGGCACCGCCGAGATCCTCGCCCGCAACGGCATCGCCGTGACCGTGGTGAACAAGTACTCCGAGACGCAGGCCAGCGGTGAGACCAACATCGTCGACCTGATCAACGCCGGCGAGATCGACATGATCGTGAACACCCCGTCCGGGGGCATGGCCCGCGCGGACGGCTACGAGATCCGCGCTGCGGCCGTCGCGGCCGACAAGGCGCTGTTCACCACGATGGCCGTGCTCGGCGCCGCGGTCAGCGCGCTCCCCGTGCTGCGCGAGGGCTTCGACGTGAAGAGCCTGCAGGAGTACGCCGCCATCCGCCAGGCCCGGGAACCGCAGGCTGGTCGCGCGTGA
- a CDS encoding dihydroorotase: MSQVHLLRGARLNGGDAADILIADGAIAEVGTGLSRAGATVIDADGLIALPGLVDLHTHLREPGYEASETILTGSRAAAAGGYTAVFAMPNTSPVADTAGVVEQELALGEAAGYVTVQPIGAVTVGQKGERLAELGAMASSRARVRVFSDDGFCVWDPLIMRRALEYVKAFDGVVAQHAQDPRLTEGAQLNEGAVSAELGLTGWPAVAEESIIARDVLLAEHVGSRLHVCHLSTAGSVDIIRWAKKRGIAVTAEVTPHHLLLTDELARGYDARFKVNPPLRRAEDVQAVREGLADGTIDIVATDHAPHPAEAKACEWQAAANGMVGLESALRVVQESMVDTGLLGWDDVARVMSQAPAQIGRLAGHGTPLAAGESASLTLYDPRPSRTFSTGDLRGRSVNSPYLGRELPGEVRWTFYRGAATVADGALLETPGVHA; the protein is encoded by the coding sequence ATGAGCCAGGTCCACCTTCTCCGGGGAGCACGACTGAACGGCGGCGACGCGGCCGACATCCTGATCGCGGACGGCGCCATCGCCGAGGTCGGCACCGGCCTCAGCCGAGCCGGCGCCACCGTGATCGACGCCGACGGACTGATCGCCCTGCCCGGCCTCGTCGACCTGCACACGCACCTGCGCGAACCCGGCTACGAGGCGTCCGAGACGATCCTCACCGGATCGCGGGCCGCCGCCGCCGGCGGCTACACCGCGGTGTTCGCGATGCCGAACACCTCGCCCGTCGCCGACACCGCAGGCGTCGTCGAGCAGGAGCTCGCGCTCGGGGAGGCCGCCGGCTACGTCACGGTGCAGCCCATCGGCGCCGTCACGGTCGGACAGAAGGGCGAGCGGCTCGCCGAGCTCGGCGCGATGGCCTCATCCCGCGCCCGCGTGCGCGTCTTCAGCGACGACGGCTTCTGCGTCTGGGACCCGCTCATCATGCGCAGGGCGCTCGAGTACGTGAAGGCGTTCGACGGCGTCGTGGCGCAGCACGCGCAGGACCCGCGGCTCACCGAGGGCGCCCAGCTCAACGAGGGCGCCGTGTCGGCCGAACTGGGACTGACCGGCTGGCCCGCCGTGGCGGAGGAGTCCATCATCGCCCGCGACGTGCTGCTCGCCGAGCACGTCGGCTCGCGGCTGCACGTGTGCCACCTGTCCACCGCGGGCTCGGTCGACATCATCCGCTGGGCCAAGAAGCGCGGCATCGCGGTGACCGCCGAGGTCACGCCGCACCACCTGCTCCTCACCGACGAGCTCGCCCGCGGCTACGACGCGCGGTTCAAGGTCAACCCGCCGCTGCGCCGCGCCGAGGACGTGCAGGCCGTCCGCGAGGGCCTCGCCGACGGCACGATCGACATCGTGGCGACCGACCACGCTCCGCACCCCGCCGAGGCGAAGGCGTGCGAGTGGCAGGCGGCGGCGAACGGCATGGTCGGGCTCGAGAGCGCGCTGCGCGTCGTGCAGGAGTCGATGGTCGACACCGGCCTGCTCGGCTGGGACGACGTCGCCAGGGTCATGTCGCAGGCGCCCGCGCAGATCGGACGCCTCGCCGGCCACGGCACGCCGCTGGCGGCGGGGGAGTCCGCGTCGCTGACGCTCTACGACCCGCGGCCCTCGCGCACCTTCTCGACCGGCGACCTGCGCGGTCGCAGCGTCAACTCGCCCTACCTCGGCAGGGAGCTGCCGGGCGAGGTGCGCTGGACCTTCTACCGCGGCGCCGCGACGGTCGCCGACGGCGCCCTGCTCGAGACGCCGGGGGTGCACGCGTGA
- a CDS encoding Rieske 2Fe-2S domain-containing protein — protein sequence MRITGLGHAGMFIETAGGSILCDPVIGPTFFGSWFPFPDNRGLDWERFGKADFLYISHRHRDHFDPALMHRHVPKDITVLLPEYPTDELETDLRSLGYENIVHTQAGVPLEFGALKVMVTPLRAPSDGPIGDSSLSVDDGTASILNQNDSHPLDLEKLLSFAKPEAYFTQVSGAIWWPMVYDLPQDAKQNFAKLKRDAQNKRAMYYIDKVDAEHVFPMAGPPMFLREELFRYNGQGQDGDAIFTDQREFLAHMKQLRPEQKGYEFLPGTVVELNHGELTVTQTLYTQAEIDRIFDDKWSYLAEQRDSRQDEIRAEEASRAPVLPPVEMLAAIKEWWEPLLRRARTIRNGVGGMVRFRIGELDMVVDFPKAKVREYAGEECIYWYTIPADLVSTNIRDHEIDWSNSIFLSMQFQVGRSGKFNEFLTTFLKCLSRDRIEYVENWYAEQTDQTEDAQLGDWVVQRRCPHLRADLTKTGKIEDGVLTCSLHDWKWDLATGKCLTSQGHPIRAGRVEEDADTAAA from the coding sequence ATGCGGATAACGGGCCTCGGCCACGCCGGGATGTTCATCGAGACGGCGGGCGGCAGCATCCTCTGCGACCCCGTCATCGGCCCGACGTTCTTCGGATCGTGGTTCCCCTTCCCCGACAACCGCGGCCTCGACTGGGAGCGGTTCGGCAAGGCGGACTTCCTCTACATCTCACACCGCCACCGCGACCACTTCGACCCCGCCCTGATGCACCGGCATGTGCCGAAGGACATCACGGTGCTCCTGCCGGAGTACCCGACCGACGAGCTCGAGACCGACCTGCGCAGCCTCGGCTACGAGAACATCGTGCACACGCAGGCGGGCGTTCCGCTGGAGTTCGGCGCGCTGAAGGTGATGGTGACGCCGCTGCGCGCGCCCAGCGACGGGCCGATCGGCGACTCGTCGCTCAGCGTCGACGACGGCACCGCCAGCATCCTGAACCAGAACGACTCGCACCCCCTCGACCTCGAGAAGCTGCTGTCGTTCGCCAAGCCGGAGGCGTACTTCACCCAGGTGTCCGGGGCGATCTGGTGGCCCATGGTCTACGACCTGCCGCAGGACGCCAAGCAGAACTTCGCCAAGCTCAAGCGCGACGCGCAGAACAAGCGCGCGATGTACTACATCGACAAGGTGGACGCCGAGCACGTGTTCCCCATGGCCGGCCCGCCGATGTTCCTGCGCGAGGAGCTGTTCCGCTACAACGGCCAAGGGCAGGACGGCGACGCGATCTTCACCGACCAGCGCGAGTTCCTGGCACACATGAAGCAGCTGCGTCCTGAGCAGAAGGGCTACGAGTTCCTGCCCGGCACGGTCGTCGAGCTGAACCACGGCGAGCTCACGGTGACGCAGACGCTCTACACGCAGGCCGAGATCGATCGGATCTTCGACGACAAGTGGTCGTATCTCGCGGAGCAGCGCGACTCGCGCCAGGACGAGATCCGCGCCGAGGAGGCGTCGCGCGCGCCGGTGCTGCCGCCGGTGGAGATGCTCGCCGCGATCAAGGAGTGGTGGGAGCCCCTGCTGCGCCGCGCCCGCACGATCCGCAACGGCGTGGGCGGCATGGTGCGGTTCCGCATCGGCGAGCTCGACATGGTCGTGGACTTCCCGAAGGCGAAGGTGCGCGAGTACGCGGGGGAGGAGTGCATCTACTGGTACACGATCCCCGCCGATCTGGTCTCGACCAACATCCGCGACCACGAGATCGACTGGTCGAACTCGATCTTCCTGTCGATGCAGTTCCAGGTGGGGCGCAGCGGCAAGTTCAACGAGTTCCTCACCACCTTCCTCAAGTGCCTCTCGCGCGACCGCATCGAGTACGTCGAGAACTGGTACGCGGAGCAGACCGATCAGACCGAGGACGCCCAGCTCGGCGACTGGGTGGTCCAGCGCCGGTGCCCGCACCTTCGGGCCGACCTCACGAAGACGGGGAAGATCGAGGACGGCGTCCTCACCTGCTCGCTGCATGACTGGAAGTGGGACCTCGCGACAGGGAAGTGCCTCACCAGCCAGGGTCACCCGATCAGGGCGGGCCGGGTCGAGGAGGACGCGGACACCGCCGCGGCCTGA